One genomic segment of Salinibacter grassmerensis includes these proteins:
- a CDS encoding NADH-quinone oxidoreductase subunit N produces MDLSTAFPALVTDLPAAFSMSVVGLAGLAIIVLDAFRNDHPAIPWLGVAALGVSAVWEVTHLGAPQSTVFFETLRTGGFVAFINLIILLTGLATILISVPYLNQLRYDYGEVYALIMFCTVGMIMLGSANNMISIFLGLETMSVCLYVLTGFIREDEGAVESALKYFLLGAFSTGFFLYGIALMYGATGTMALPAMAAAELGTLSTRLLFWGGFALFLVGFFFKVSAAPFHMWTPDVYQGAPTPLTGYMSTATKAAAFAALILVLVHAVPGGEWQLSMAAVAVLTMVIGNVMALAQTNVKRLLAYSSIAHAGYVLVGLSAGTSAGYAGALFYLLVYAVMNIGAFGVMAMLEWDGKEGREQTLSSLAGIANDRPVLGSTMGVFMLSLIGFPPLGGFIGKYLVFAPAVDAGLTWLVVIGVLMSATSAYYYLRVVYVFWMQSADDVEATDPVRAAAFPRATVAATGTLVVCAVALVVLGVFFGGVLETTLGFFETATMATAP; encoded by the coding sequence ATGGATTTGTCGACTGCATTCCCGGCGCTCGTGACCGATCTGCCGGCCGCCTTTTCCATGTCGGTCGTCGGACTGGCCGGGCTTGCGATCATTGTCCTTGATGCCTTCCGCAACGACCACCCGGCCATTCCCTGGCTCGGCGTGGCGGCGCTCGGTGTCTCTGCAGTCTGGGAGGTCACGCATCTTGGGGCCCCTCAGAGCACGGTGTTCTTCGAAACCCTCCGAACGGGGGGCTTTGTGGCGTTCATCAACCTCATCATCCTGCTTACGGGCCTGGCCACGATCCTCATCTCGGTGCCGTACCTGAACCAGCTGCGGTACGACTACGGAGAGGTGTACGCGCTGATCATGTTTTGTACGGTCGGGATGATTATGCTCGGCTCCGCCAACAACATGATCAGCATCTTCCTCGGGCTCGAAACGATGTCCGTGTGCCTCTACGTGCTAACCGGGTTTATTCGGGAGGATGAGGGGGCGGTGGAGAGTGCGCTCAAGTATTTTCTGCTCGGGGCGTTCTCGACCGGCTTCTTCCTGTACGGCATTGCGCTCATGTACGGGGCCACGGGGACGATGGCCCTGCCGGCGATGGCGGCGGCGGAGCTGGGGACACTCTCGACGCGGCTTCTGTTCTGGGGCGGCTTCGCGCTTTTCCTGGTCGGGTTCTTCTTCAAGGTGAGCGCGGCGCCCTTCCACATGTGGACCCCGGACGTGTATCAGGGAGCGCCCACTCCCCTCACCGGATACATGTCGACGGCGACGAAAGCCGCGGCGTTCGCCGCCCTCATCCTGGTGCTCGTCCACGCCGTGCCGGGCGGAGAGTGGCAACTGTCCATGGCCGCGGTCGCGGTGCTGACGATGGTGATTGGAAACGTGATGGCGCTGGCCCAGACCAACGTCAAGCGCCTGCTTGCGTACTCGTCCATTGCGCACGCCGGATACGTGCTCGTCGGGCTCTCGGCGGGAACGTCGGCCGGATACGCCGGCGCCCTGTTCTACCTGCTGGTCTACGCGGTGATGAACATCGGGGCCTTTGGCGTGATGGCAATGCTGGAGTGGGACGGGAAAGAGGGCCGCGAACAAACGCTGTCGTCCCTGGCGGGCATCGCCAACGACCGGCCGGTTCTGGGCAGCACGATGGGCGTCTTCATGCTCAGCCTGATTGGCTTTCCGCCGCTCGGGGGCTTCATCGGCAAGTACCTCGTGTTTGCCCCGGCCGTCGATGCCGGCCTCACCTGGCTCGTGGTGATCGGTGTGCTCATGAGCGCCACGAGCGCCTATTACTACCTGCGTGTCGTGTACGTCTTCTGGATGCAGTCGGCCGACGACGTAGAGGCGACCGACCCCGTCCGGGCGGCTGCGTTCCCCCGGGCCACAGTGGCGGCGACGGGCACGCTCGTGGTGTGTGCGGTGGCGCTCGTCGTGCTCGGGGTGTTTTTCGGCGGCGTCCTCGAAACCACCCTGGGCTTCTTCGAGACCGCTACGATGGCCACGGCGCCCTGA
- a CDS encoding 4a-hydroxytetrahydrobiopterin dehydratase produces the protein MPSDEPLTDNEIDDALADLDGWSHADDKLHKTYEFSDFREAVSFIVRLSFYAEEMMHHPELENVYNTVSVALTTHDAGGKVTGMDVELASQIEDLA, from the coding sequence ATGCCCTCAGACGAGCCCCTTACCGACAACGAGATCGACGACGCCCTGGCGGACCTGGACGGATGGTCCCACGCCGATGACAAACTCCACAAGACGTACGAGTTTTCTGACTTTCGAGAGGCCGTCAGTTTCATTGTGCGCCTCTCGTTCTACGCCGAGGAAATGATGCACCACCCTGAGCTTGAGAATGTCTACAACACCGTGTCCGTCGCCCTCACGACCCACGACGCGGGGGGCAAGGTGACGGGAATGGACGTGGAGCTTGCCTCGCAGATTGAGGACCTCGCGTAG
- a CDS encoding complex I subunit 4 family protein, with product MNIPYLTSLVVFLPAAGALLTLFLRRASAIRWTALATTTVTFVLSIGLFVGYDPSVSTALGPQLADVWAGWLPQGYDIKYFVGVDGLSLLLVMLTTLLGPIVVLSSWTYIGEKHKGYYALLLLLQTGITGVFTSFDLFLFYIFFELTLIPMYFIIGIWGGKERIYAAVKFVIYTLVGSLLMLVGILYLGYAAGDAVNNGVFTTDWYTLLEYNIPLAVQGWLFGVFAFSFAIKVPLFPLHTWLPDAHVQAPTGGSVILAGVLLKMGTYGLLRFCLPLFPNVAQSYAGLFAVIAIIGIIYGALVARVQDDAKSLVAYSSISHLGFVVLGLFAFTTEAMQGAVIQMVNHGLSTGALFLLVGMLYERRHTRLMDDYGGLATSVPVLTTFMVISVLASAGLPGLNGFVGEFLILLGSFKSTVIDSPVLIAVATTGVILAAMYLLHMVYRTFFGELTDEANAQMPDLNAREFGLMVPLIVLMFVLGFYPGPFLRQTAPTTEFLLETVEQKRAAVERMESEAAAAADEPTQVPTAPLETQDGSMDVPSASP from the coding sequence ATGAACATTCCCTACCTCACATCCCTCGTCGTCTTCCTGCCGGCCGCCGGCGCGTTGCTCACGCTTTTTCTGCGACGCGCCTCCGCGATCCGGTGGACGGCCCTGGCGACCACGACCGTCACGTTTGTGCTCTCGATTGGGCTCTTCGTGGGCTACGATCCGTCGGTGAGCACGGCCCTGGGTCCACAGCTGGCGGACGTATGGGCGGGATGGCTGCCGCAAGGGTACGACATCAAGTACTTCGTGGGCGTCGACGGGCTGAGCCTGTTGCTCGTGATGCTGACGACGCTCCTGGGGCCCATCGTGGTGCTCTCGTCGTGGACCTACATCGGCGAGAAGCACAAGGGCTACTACGCGCTGCTCCTTCTGCTGCAGACGGGCATCACGGGGGTCTTCACAAGCTTCGACCTCTTTCTCTTCTACATTTTCTTTGAGCTCACCCTCATTCCGATGTACTTCATCATCGGAATCTGGGGCGGCAAGGAGCGCATCTACGCGGCGGTGAAGTTTGTCATCTATACGCTCGTGGGGTCGCTCCTGATGCTCGTCGGCATTCTGTACCTGGGCTACGCGGCGGGGGACGCCGTCAACAACGGCGTGTTTACGACCGACTGGTACACGCTGCTGGAGTACAACATTCCGCTGGCGGTGCAGGGCTGGCTCTTCGGGGTCTTCGCCTTCTCGTTCGCGATCAAGGTGCCGCTCTTTCCGCTGCACACCTGGCTGCCGGACGCCCATGTGCAGGCCCCCACGGGCGGCTCGGTGATCCTGGCCGGGGTGCTGCTGAAGATGGGGACGTACGGCCTGCTGCGCTTCTGCCTGCCGCTCTTCCCGAACGTGGCCCAGAGCTACGCCGGCCTCTTCGCGGTGATTGCCATTATCGGCATCATCTACGGGGCGCTGGTGGCCCGCGTCCAGGACGACGCGAAGAGCCTCGTGGCGTACTCCTCCATCAGCCACCTCGGGTTCGTCGTGCTCGGGCTGTTTGCCTTCACGACGGAGGCGATGCAGGGGGCCGTGATCCAGATGGTCAACCACGGCCTCTCGACCGGGGCGCTCTTTCTGCTGGTCGGGATGCTCTACGAGCGGCGCCACACCCGCCTGATGGACGACTACGGGGGGCTGGCGACGTCCGTCCCGGTGCTCACGACGTTCATGGTGATTAGCGTGCTCGCCTCGGCCGGGCTGCCGGGCCTGAACGGGTTCGTGGGCGAATTTCTGATCCTGCTCGGGTCCTTCAAGAGCACCGTGATTGACAGTCCGGTGCTCATCGCCGTCGCGACGACCGGCGTCATCCTGGCGGCGATGTATCTGCTCCACATGGTCTACCGCACCTTCTTCGGCGAGCTCACCGACGAGGCGAATGCGCAGATGCCGGACCTGAATGCCCGTGAGTTCGGGCTGATGGTGCCGCTCATCGTGCTTATGTTCGTCCTTGGCTTCTACCCGGGTCCGTTCCTGCGGCAGACCGCCCCGACCACCGAATTTCTCCTGGAGACGGTCGAGCAAAAACGAGCCGCGGTGGAGCGAATGGAAAGTGAGGCCGCCGCCGCGGCGGACGAGCCGACCCAGGTGCCGACGGCCCCGCTCGAGACCCAGGACGGATCCATGGACGTCCCGTCGGCCTCGCCCTGA
- the nuoL gene encoding NADH-quinone oxidoreductase subunit L, giving the protein MTSADLLRLVLLLPLAGAVLNGVAPLFLKGLRTRETLLGTVGTAVVAIPFVLTVYLFVTFGGEPIVADYFTWMAAGDLDLSFAYRIDQLSLLMTGVVTGVGGVIHFYSIGYMHGDAGYWRFFAYLNLFIFAMLNLVLANNLPVLFLGWEGVGLCSYLLIGFWYTDLSNSAAANKAFIVNRVGDFAFLVAMFLVFQQLGSLSFDVLLAEGPALPEATLNWIVFLLFVGATGKSAQIPLFVWLPDAMAGPTPVSALIHAATMVTSGLYLLARLSALVLGAPVVMMIVAIVGAATALMAATIAIAQDDIKRVLAYSTVSQLGYMFMAAGVGAFFVAIFHVITHAFFKACLFLGSGSVIHGMEEVEHGLEEQGRDTSDFDPQDMRTMGGIGEYMPATRTTYLLATLAISGIPLTAGFFSKDEILFKAFEYGYDGYTYAMAVWIVGVLTAVLTAFYMMRSYMLTFEGEPRWPLPDQLSPHESPSTMTGPLWTLGVLSMVGGFIGLPAVIQGGDLNWIHHYLGAKYGGPVAEASVHGHVPLALEWGLILLSSAIAVGTVYYAWRVYGAQGLEYDAALKRQLQGVYQTWTDTYYWDEFYDEVVVDSLINGIARKGLAAFDTTVVDGAVNGVAGAAQNASGLLRRVQTGLVQNYALALTVGAALLVGLLMYGA; this is encoded by the coding sequence ATGACCTCTGCCGATCTGCTTCGCCTCGTTCTTCTCCTGCCGCTCGCCGGGGCGGTCTTGAATGGCGTGGCGCCGCTCTTTCTAAAAGGCCTCCGCACCCGGGAGACGCTCCTGGGGACGGTCGGCACGGCGGTCGTGGCGATTCCGTTCGTCCTGACGGTCTACCTGTTCGTGACCTTCGGCGGCGAGCCCATTGTGGCGGACTACTTCACCTGGATGGCGGCGGGCGACCTGGACCTGTCGTTCGCCTACCGGATCGACCAGCTCTCGCTCCTCATGACGGGGGTCGTGACGGGGGTCGGGGGCGTCATCCATTTCTACTCGATCGGCTACATGCACGGGGACGCGGGGTACTGGCGGTTCTTCGCCTACCTCAACCTCTTCATCTTCGCCATGCTCAACCTTGTGCTGGCGAACAACCTGCCTGTGCTGTTTCTGGGGTGGGAAGGGGTGGGCCTGTGTTCGTACCTGCTGATCGGGTTCTGGTACACGGACCTTAGCAACAGCGCCGCCGCCAACAAGGCGTTCATCGTGAACCGGGTGGGCGACTTTGCCTTCCTGGTGGCCATGTTTCTGGTCTTTCAGCAGCTTGGCTCGCTGAGCTTTGACGTGCTGCTCGCGGAGGGGCCGGCCCTTCCCGAGGCGACGCTCAACTGGATCGTATTCCTGCTCTTCGTGGGGGCGACCGGCAAGAGCGCGCAGATTCCGCTCTTTGTGTGGCTGCCGGACGCGATGGCGGGTCCCACGCCGGTGTCCGCCCTCATCCACGCGGCCACGATGGTGACGAGCGGGCTCTACCTCTTGGCGCGTCTGTCGGCGCTCGTGCTGGGCGCGCCGGTCGTCATGATGATTGTCGCCATCGTGGGGGCGGCCACCGCCCTCATGGCGGCCACGATTGCCATCGCGCAGGACGACATCAAGCGCGTCCTGGCGTACTCCACGGTGTCGCAGCTGGGCTACATGTTCATGGCGGCGGGGGTGGGGGCGTTCTTCGTGGCGATCTTTCACGTGATCACGCACGCCTTCTTCAAAGCGTGCCTCTTCCTCGGCTCCGGAAGCGTGATTCACGGGATGGAGGAGGTGGAGCACGGCCTGGAAGAGCAGGGGCGGGACACCAGCGACTTCGACCCGCAGGACATGCGCACGATGGGAGGAATCGGCGAGTACATGCCCGCCACGCGAACGACGTATCTTCTGGCGACCCTGGCGATCTCGGGGATTCCGTTGACCGCCGGGTTTTTCTCGAAAGATGAGATCCTGTTCAAGGCCTTCGAGTACGGCTATGACGGGTACACCTACGCCATGGCGGTGTGGATCGTCGGGGTCTTGACGGCCGTGCTCACGGCGTTTTACATGATGCGCTCCTACATGCTCACCTTTGAGGGGGAGCCCCGGTGGCCGCTCCCGGATCAACTGAGTCCCCACGAGTCGCCCTCCACGATGACGGGGCCGCTCTGGACGCTCGGCGTTCTCTCTATGGTCGGCGGCTTCATTGGGCTGCCCGCCGTCATCCAGGGGGGCGATCTCAACTGGATTCACCACTACCTCGGCGCGAAGTACGGGGGGCCGGTGGCGGAGGCGTCGGTGCACGGCCACGTGCCGTTGGCGCTGGAGTGGGGGCTTATCCTGCTGAGTTCGGCCATCGCGGTCGGCACGGTCTACTACGCCTGGCGCGTCTACGGGGCGCAGGGGCTGGAGTACGACGCCGCCCTCAAGCGACAGCTGCAAGGGGTCTACCAGACCTGGACGGACACGTACTACTGGGACGAATTCTACGACGAAGTGGTCGTGGACTCCCTCATAAACGGCATTGCCCGCAAGGGCCTGGCGGCGTTTGATACGACCGTGGTGGACGGGGCCGTCAACGGGGTGGCCGGCGCGGCCCAGAATGCCAGTGGCCTGCTGCGCCGGGTCCAGACGGGCCTCGTCCAGAACTACGCCCTGGCGTTGACCGTCGGGGCTGCGCTCCTGGTCGGGCTGTTGATGTACGGTGCTTGA
- the nuoK gene encoding NADH-quinone oxidoreductase subunit NuoK yields the protein MEVAPNWYLALSAVLFTIGTFGVLFRRNAIVVLMSVELMLNAVNLTLVTFSQSMGDPSGQLLVFFSIAVAAAEAAVGLAIVIAVFRSQVTVDITEINLFKH from the coding sequence ATGGAAGTTGCTCCCAACTGGTACCTGGCCCTGAGCGCCGTGCTCTTCACCATCGGCACGTTCGGGGTGCTCTTCCGTCGAAACGCGATCGTGGTATTGATGTCGGTGGAGCTAATGCTGAACGCGGTCAACCTCACGCTGGTGACGTTTAGCCAGTCGATGGGCGACCCCAGCGGCCAGCTGCTCGTCTTCTTCTCGATCGCGGTGGCGGCGGCCGAGGCCGCGGTGGGACTCGCGATCGTGATTGCCGTCTTCCGAAGCCAAGTGACGGTGGACATCACGGAGATCAACCTCTTCAAGCACTAG
- a CDS encoding NADH-quinone oxidoreductase subunit J: MAAPSMFFLLATVAVAAALGMIIARNPVSSALWLVLNLFCIAGLYLTLNASFIGVIQILVYAGAIMVLFLFVIMLLNLSAMPELEEIEWASIGGFAVGLVLLSQLLYVVALQFELGVDPIGAAAAAETGSAASLGEILFTRYALHLQVAGILLLAATVGAVLLAQRRFQ, encoded by the coding sequence ATGGCCGCACCCTCCATGTTTTTCCTGCTGGCGACCGTCGCGGTGGCCGCCGCGCTCGGAATGATTATCGCCCGCAATCCGGTGTCGAGCGCCCTCTGGCTGGTGCTCAATCTGTTCTGCATCGCCGGCCTGTATCTAACGCTGAACGCGTCGTTTATTGGCGTCATCCAAATTCTTGTCTATGCCGGCGCCATCATGGTCCTCTTCCTGTTCGTGATCATGCTGCTCAACCTCTCGGCCATGCCCGAGCTGGAAGAGATTGAGTGGGCCAGCATTGGGGGGTTCGCGGTTGGGCTCGTTTTGTTAAGCCAACTGTTGTACGTCGTGGCCCTGCAGTTTGAGTTGGGGGTGGACCCAATCGGGGCGGCGGCCGCGGCGGAGACGGGAAGCGCGGCGAGCCTGGGCGAAATCCTGTTCACCCGCTACGCGCTCCACCTGCAGGTGGCCGGCATCTTGCTGCTGGCCGCGACCGTTGGGGCTGTCCTGCTTGCCCAGCGCCGGTTTCAGTAG
- a CDS encoding Ppx/GppA phosphatase family protein produces the protein MSSPHERAACTLIPETTYGANGAASPVRVCVIDLGTNSFHAIIVDVHPNGSYQVVDRLKEMVRLGEHGLDANRLPEDAMERGLQALTRIKLLADGWDTREYLSFATSAIREATNGGDFIERAHDELGLRIRPISGEKEAHLIFQGVSRTKEFNDPSLVMDIGGGSVEFIVVDDDTPVFSTSLKLGAARMTEQFVATDPMSEDEQARLRAHCKGVLEDVLAACREHGVTRIVGSSGTMKSLARVTLEMEDTPARSPFQRAFPIENVRSALRWVMQAAADERTAHPAIEPRRVDQIGAGAVLLDTVCTGLPSVRHFGVSSNALREGMVVHFLDANSDRLQRMARFRNPRRRSVHEMAYRFQWEEEHAQHVAATATFLFDVCRPLYDGPASDVELLEYAALLHDIGYLVTHDEHHEHSRYLIEHADLQGFRAEEVTMMALVARYHRGAVPDASHEHFDRLSPERRRRARQLAALLRVAENLDRSHFQNVVALRTSLTDAALHVLVATKADPQLEVWAAETNGGLFEDAFERALYVTPTEIPIYANGESASTWVPEPSLQSQGRVRS, from the coding sequence ATGTCCTCCCCCCACGAGCGCGCTGCCTGCACCCTCATTCCGGAGACCACCTACGGGGCCAACGGGGCAGCGTCGCCGGTCCGAGTGTGCGTGATTGACCTCGGGACCAACTCCTTCCACGCCATCATCGTGGACGTCCACCCGAACGGCAGCTACCAGGTGGTCGACCGGCTGAAAGAGATGGTGCGCCTCGGGGAGCACGGGCTGGACGCCAACCGCCTCCCCGAAGACGCGATGGAGCGGGGCCTGCAGGCCCTCACCCGCATCAAGTTGCTGGCCGATGGGTGGGACACGCGTGAATACCTGTCGTTCGCCACCAGTGCGATTCGGGAGGCGACCAACGGGGGCGACTTCATCGAGCGAGCCCACGACGAATTGGGGCTTCGCATTCGGCCCATCAGCGGAGAAAAAGAAGCCCATCTCATTTTTCAGGGCGTCAGCCGGACGAAGGAGTTCAATGATCCCTCGCTGGTGATGGACATCGGCGGCGGGTCGGTCGAGTTTATTGTCGTGGACGACGACACGCCGGTTTTCAGCACGAGTCTGAAGCTTGGGGCGGCCCGCATGACCGAGCAGTTTGTTGCGACGGACCCGATGTCGGAGGACGAGCAGGCGCGGCTGCGGGCCCACTGTAAGGGCGTACTGGAGGATGTCCTGGCGGCCTGCCGAGAGCACGGCGTGACCCGGATCGTAGGGTCGTCGGGCACCATGAAAAGCCTGGCGCGGGTGACGCTAGAGATGGAAGACACGCCGGCCCGTTCGCCGTTCCAACGGGCGTTTCCCATCGAGAATGTACGGTCGGCCCTCCGGTGGGTCATGCAGGCCGCGGCCGACGAGCGGACGGCCCATCCAGCCATCGAGCCGCGGCGGGTTGATCAGATTGGGGCGGGGGCTGTGCTCCTCGATACCGTCTGCACGGGCCTGCCCTCGGTGCGTCACTTTGGGGTGTCGTCGAATGCCCTCCGGGAGGGGATGGTGGTGCACTTCCTGGACGCAAACAGTGACCGGCTCCAGCGCATGGCGCGGTTCCGGAATCCCCGGCGGCGCAGCGTGCACGAGATGGCCTACCGGTTTCAGTGGGAGGAAGAACACGCCCAGCACGTGGCCGCCACGGCAACCTTTTTGTTTGACGTCTGCCGCCCCCTCTACGATGGGCCGGCGAGCGACGTGGAGCTTCTAGAGTACGCGGCCCTGCTTCACGACATCGGCTATCTCGTGACGCACGACGAGCACCACGAACATTCTCGATACCTCATCGAGCACGCCGACCTTCAGGGCTTTCGGGCCGAGGAGGTGACGATGATGGCCTTGGTAGCGCGGTATCACCGCGGAGCCGTGCCGGACGCGTCGCACGAGCACTTCGACCGCCTGTCCCCGGAGCGTCGGCGGCGGGCCCGTCAGCTTGCGGCCCTGCTACGCGTCGCGGAAAACCTGGATCGGAGTCACTTTCAGAACGTGGTGGCGCTGCGCACATCGCTCACCGACGCGGCCCTCCACGTGCTGGTGGCCACCAAGGCGGACCCTCAGCTCGAGGTATGGGCGGCTGAGACGAATGGGGGCCTCTTCGAAGACGCGTTCGAGCGGGCCCTGTACGTCACCCCTACCGAAATTCCGATCTATGCGAACGGCGAGTCCGCCTCCACCTGGGTCCCCGAACCGTCTTTGCAGTCGCAGGGCCGGGTGCGTTCGTAG
- a CDS encoding SUMF1/EgtB/PvdO family nonheme iron enzyme gives MSSPISTPEDTPTEIQLAEPSDELRAVMLITQPENGSLTFASDSSTATYRPDPDFSGTDDFRYAARYPGRLDTVRSVVQVVPVPDAPQATDDRVQTLAGESVTVDPLRNDGGPNSDSLQLEYVDSASSGEVSVSADSTRITYTPTGEFTGTDTIEYGVADARGQTDAAAVTVKVEAPAPTPADLNIEWKRITEGSFVMGSDRGSADTRPSHRVEITSPFRMSAHEVTVRQFRMFVEATGYETDAERLGGAWSADNRDSLRTPGLTWRNPGFEQADDHPVVNVSWNDAQAFAKWIGGRLPTEAEWEYAARAGTTSPKLPGEWQETAWYSENANGRTHPVAQKESNEWGLYDVQGNVWEWVQDWYSPNYYQKSSKKDPRGPESGQLRVCRGGSWHNDTCWLPTRNRASPTYRANNIGFRVVLPLDEAPPS, from the coding sequence ATGTCCAGTCCAATTTCTACACCGGAGGATACCCCCACAGAAATACAGTTGGCCGAGCCGTCAGACGAACTCCGGGCGGTGATGCTGATAACTCAACCCGAAAATGGCTCTCTGACATTTGCTTCTGACAGCAGCACTGCTACATATCGCCCAGATCCGGACTTCTCCGGCACAGACGACTTCCGGTACGCGGCGCGTTACCCTGGACGACTGGATACGGTACGGAGCGTCGTGCAGGTAGTCCCTGTTCCGGATGCCCCTCAGGCAACGGACGATCGAGTCCAGACACTAGCTGGTGAGTCTGTCACGGTCGACCCGCTGCGAAACGACGGAGGCCCCAACTCAGACTCCCTCCAACTTGAATACGTGGATTCGGCCTCCAGTGGAGAAGTGAGTGTGTCCGCGGATAGCACTCGTATCACTTACACTCCTACTGGTGAATTCACGGGGACCGACACAATAGAGTACGGCGTTGCCGACGCGCGGGGTCAGACCGACGCGGCCGCCGTGACCGTGAAGGTAGAAGCGCCTGCCCCAACCCCGGCCGACCTTAACATAGAATGGAAGCGGATTACGGAAGGATCGTTTGTGATGGGGTCGGATCGAGGGAGTGCAGACACCCGTCCATCGCACCGGGTCGAAATCACGTCCCCATTCCGGATGAGTGCGCACGAGGTTACGGTCCGACAATTTCGGATGTTTGTGGAGGCGACCGGCTATGAAACAGATGCAGAGCGGCTCGGCGGAGCGTGGAGCGCAGACAACCGCGACAGCCTCCGGACCCCTGGCCTCACCTGGCGGAATCCTGGGTTCGAGCAGGCCGATGACCACCCCGTCGTGAATGTGAGTTGGAACGATGCGCAGGCGTTCGCGAAGTGGATCGGAGGCCGGTTGCCTACGGAAGCCGAGTGGGAGTACGCGGCCCGGGCAGGTACAACGTCCCCAAAACTACCGGGCGAATGGCAGGAGACAGCCTGGTACAGCGAAAACGCAAACGGGAGAACCCATCCTGTGGCTCAGAAGGAATCCAATGAATGGGGGCTCTACGACGTTCAAGGAAACGTGTGGGAGTGGGTCCAGGACTGGTACAGCCCCAACTATTACCAAAAAAGTTCTAAGAAGGACCCCAGAGGCCCCGAGTCCGGACAACTCCGAGTGTGCCGCGGAGGAAGTTGGCACAACGACACGTGTTGGCTCCCAACCCGGAACCGAGCCTCTCCCACCTACCGCGCCAACAATATTGGCTTTCGAGTTGTCCTGCCACTCGATGAAGCCCCTCCGAGTTGA
- a CDS encoding ExbD/TolR family protein, with the protein MQNTGFLVRFIDIGLIILFGFIWVSDISTFSHIDMSGDDQKQQSEQTEEIAILRVNVGQGGVYSVMNRKTGEVECSEVEQSGLERCLGRANKESSQRGRRAVVLIEPSEESAVQHTVNVLDICQRLGIPKNINKAPLQL; encoded by the coding sequence ATGCAAAACACAGGATTTTTGGTACGATTTATAGATATAGGGTTAATAATACTGTTCGGGTTTATATGGGTAAGCGACATAAGCACGTTTTCCCACATCGACATGTCCGGAGATGACCAGAAGCAACAGTCTGAGCAGACGGAGGAGATTGCAATCTTGAGGGTAAATGTTGGCCAGGGTGGGGTCTACAGTGTCATGAACCGCAAGACTGGAGAGGTCGAGTGTAGCGAGGTTGAGCAATCGGGGTTAGAGCGTTGCCTCGGCCGGGCAAACAAGGAGAGTTCACAGCGGGGACGACGAGCTGTCGTGCTGATCGAGCCTAGCGAAGAATCGGCAGTCCAACACACCGTCAATGTCCTGGACATTTGTCAGCGGCTTGGGATTCCGAAGAACATCAATAAAGCCCCCCTTCAGCTATAG
- a CDS encoding ExbD/TolR family protein gives MGQSGYILRFVDIVLILLFGMISVSRIEPSDIQPPESTETPDKPIVQKRVLFVGVQTKGTIQVGEGNQTLQSLPELTEFLQGKIDQFGRSSLKVRVRSSHRAPMQYLMQVAALCDELGLQKSIEVETK, from the coding sequence ATGGGGCAGTCAGGGTACATCCTTCGGTTTGTCGACATCGTTCTGATCTTGCTCTTCGGCATGATCAGTGTCTCCCGCATTGAACCCAGTGACATACAACCTCCCGAGAGCACAGAAACCCCGGACAAACCCATTGTGCAGAAGCGTGTCCTCTTCGTAGGTGTTCAGACGAAGGGGACCATTCAGGTGGGGGAGGGAAATCAAACACTCCAGTCTCTCCCTGAGCTCACGGAGTTCCTGCAGGGAAAAATCGACCAGTTCGGAAGATCGTCCTTGAAGGTGCGCGTACGGAGCAGCCACAGGGCTCCGATGCAGTACCTGATGCAGGTTGCTGCTCTCTGTGACGAGTTGGGCCTACAAAAATCGATAGAGGTCGAGACCAAGTGA